The genomic stretch CTACACACGGAAGACTTTCGTTTACAGTGATCCCTGTCGTTGTATGCTCTGTAATTACATAGACAATTCCTTTTTCGACTCCGCTTTCTTCCACAACCTTGCGTACGTCATCTGTAATCTTGATCATCTCAAATTCTTTATCCGCACATATCGGAACTTCTTTTAGTATAAAATCCATCTCTCTCACTCCCTTCCAAGAAACCGCTCTGCATTTTCTGCATATATTTTTTCAAGTGTTTCTTCCGAGAAACCAAGACTGTCCAATCCTCTT from Desulfovibrio desulfuricans encodes the following:
- a CDS encoding YjbQ family protein codes for the protein MDFILKEVPICADKEFEMIKITDDVRKVVEESGVEKGIVYVITEHTTTGITVNESLPCV